The sequence CGTCTTCGCCTTTATCCATAAAATATTCGCCTATGGCGCACGCCGCAAGAGGCGCTATATACTGCATGGAAGCAGGGTCTGAAGCGGTTGCCGCCACGATAATTGTGTAATCCATCGCGCCCTCTTCTTTAAGCTTTGCGGTTATCGCGGCAAGGTTTGACTGTTTCTGCCCTATTGAACAATATATGCATATAACTCTTTTCAAGCCCATGTCCAACTTTTTCTGATTAATTATAGCGTCTATGGCAATAGCGGTTTTACCCGTGCTGCGGTCGCCGATTATAAGCTCTCTTTGCCCTCTGCCTATTGGCGTCATGGCGTCTATTGACGTTATTCCTGTTTTTAAAGGTCTGTCAACCGAACCTCTTTCTATAATTCCGGGAGCAATTTTCTCAACGGGATAACGCACAGGTTTTTCAATTTTAAGCTCTTTGCCGTCTATGGGGCGACCTACTGCGTTAACTACTCTTCCCACAAGAGCGTCTGAAACGGCGACGCTTAAAATATTCCCCGTAGCTTTTATTTTCATGCCGCGGGTTATATGTCCGGAATCCGTAAGCAAAACTATTGATACGTAATCTTCGTCTATATTTAAAACAAACCCGAGAGAACCGTCGTCAAACTCAACTTCTTCGTAATAACCCACGTTTGAAAGTCCGGAGGCTTTTACAATTTCGTCGCCGATAGTTTCTACCACGCCGAAATTTATAAGTTCGGCGGATACTTCTTTTGAATATAATTGTTTTTCAATTTGCTGTATTATCTCTTCGGGTTTCATATATTTTCCTTTACCGAGTCAAGCATTCTTTTTATTATTCCCGCTACGCTGTAATCCATTATAAAATCGCCGTATTCAAAACGGACTCCGGCTATTATATTTTCGTCGTCGCGCTTATAAGAAATATTTTTATTTGCAAAAAGCGCGGATATTCTTTTTTTATTTTCTTCGCTTATTTCGCCGGCAAAATTTACGTTTGCGTTTTTATCTTTTATTTCCCTTGCAAGAAACATGGAAAAAAGTTTTAAATCTTTTCTTTGAAACAAAGAAAAAACGCGCTGCAAATTGTTTTCCGACAATTCGCCGCTTTCAACTACAGCTTTTGCAAGTTCTTTAATTTGGGTTCTTTTCATATTCTTCTATTTTGTCTAAAGCTCGCGAAATTACTTTTTGCTTTTCGTCGCCGGTAAACAAATCCGACAAAACTTTTGAAACAAGTTTTCCTGAAATGTCGGCGGATATTTTGCCTATCTGCTTATTTAAATTTTCAAACTCTGCGGCGGCTTTTTGTTTTGCGTCGTCAACAATTTGCTGCGAACGTTTTTTAGCGTCGTCGGTAAGTTTGATTTTTGTTTCTTCAAGAGAAGCTTTTGCGGCAACAGCCAAAGCGTCGGCGTCTGTTTTTGCGGACGTTAAAATTTTATCTCTCTCTTGACCGGCATTTTCAAGCGCGGCTCTTGCGTCTTGCGCGTCTTGCAAAGACTGGTCAACAATGCGCTTTCTCTCGTCAAGCATTTTCTTAAGAGGTTTAAAAAGAAATTTCTTTAAGATAAACGCTATTATAAGAAAATTAGCAAGCTGAAATAAAAATAAGTTTGTTTCTAAACCGAACTTTTTTATGATTTCCATTTGGGTCTCTTTTTAAATTAGAACGCGAAAATAAGAGAATAAATAGCTATAGCTTCGGCAAACGCCATGGCTATAAGCATGTTTACCATTATTT is a genomic window of Endomicrobium proavitum containing:
- the atpA gene encoding F0F1 ATP synthase subunit alpha, which encodes MKPEEIIQQIEKQLYSKEVSAELINFGVVETIGDEIVKASGLSNVGYYEEVEFDDGSLGFVLNIDEDYVSIVLLTDSGHITRGMKIKATGNILSVAVSDALVGRVVNAVGRPIDGKELKIEKPVRYPVEKIAPGIIERGSVDRPLKTGITSIDAMTPIGRGQRELIIGDRSTGKTAIAIDAIINQKKLDMGLKRVICIYCSIGQKQSNLAAITAKLKEEGAMDYTIIVAATASDPASMQYIAPLAACAIGEYFMDKGEDVLVVYDDLTKHAWAYRQISLLIKRPAGREAYPGDIFYLHSRLLERASRLSDKKGGGTLTALPIIETQGNDLSAYVPTNVISITDGQIYLEADLFNSGIRPAINVGLSVSRVGGAAQTKSMKQLAGPVRLELSQFRELQSFAQFGSDLDEDTLKRLERGKRITEILKQPQYAPYDEISEILSIFAVTNGLFDDIDAGKLKEVEKEMIAYVKKTAPEQVKKLLTGAKIDDALKSEIENTIKSFKKINNYGSKSTAA
- a CDS encoding F0F1 ATP synthase subunit delta, coding for MKRTQIKELAKAVVESGELSENNLQRVFSLFQRKDLKLFSMFLAREIKDKNANVNFAGEISEENKKRISALFANKNISYKRDDENIIAGVRFEYGDFIMDYSVAGIIKRMLDSVKENI
- a CDS encoding ATP synthase F0 subunit B, whose translation is MEIIKKFGLETNLFLFQLANFLIIAFILKKFLFKPLKKMLDERKRIVDQSLQDAQDARAALENAGQERDKILTSAKTDADALAVAAKASLEETKIKLTDDAKKRSQQIVDDAKQKAAAEFENLNKQIGKISADISGKLVSKVLSDLFTGDEKQKVISRALDKIEEYEKNPN